TTGTTTCAGTGTACTGTTATTCTGTCTATACTGGTTTGCATGGTTTCACATTTTGATTCAGAGCCAAGGATGGCAATTTGATTATGAAATGGATAAGGTGGTAAGTCCAGGTGATTTTAGGCTTCCATGGTGGCTCATGATTTTTCTAGAGGTATGAATGGAGCCACCAAAAACCTGGAAGCCATCTTTACAATCATTGGTCTAAGATCAGTTCTAGGATTTCTTAAAATGACACGTGCTTTCACGATCATTATGATACCAACTGCCTTTTCCTGTAAAGGAAGTGCTGAATGTGATAGgagaaattatatataaaacatgaGTGAGGCAATTCGATTTGATGACGTCAAATTTGCGTTTAAATGTTGATCCTTTTTAGCATTTGCTTTATTGGATAAAGTCGCTCGCATATGTAAAGTGGTTATTATTAAGTCAGTGCAAAATTTGAGTAGTgcattaaatatgttttaagatTTTTCTATTGGTTATAATGTTACCGTCCACAGTTTTTTTCCTAGGTTTGCATGAAACCATCTTAGTTCGCTAAATTCCATCTAAGAATTTCCTATTGGCCAATCTTAACGAAGCTTGACGTTTGCTATCCAATAGGTTAATGAAGAAGCAAGCGACAAAGTATTGGAAGTTGAGCAGAAGTACAATGAGATACGCAGGCCTGTTTATGTTAAACGGAATGAGATCATCAAATCTATCCCCGACTTTTGGTTGACCGCTGTCAGTGATTCATCCgctctaaaatttttttatctatttcaaTAAAGCCTATTTATTGTGCAAAATTTTGATACTTGATGACACTGTTATTTCCCTGTGCAGTTCTTGAGTCATCCTGCTCTCTGTGATCTTTTGAGTGAGGAAGACCAAAAGGTTTGCCATGTGACTTGAAAATTTATTGTCTGGAGTTTTACTTCTTGATGTAAACTGGTCGCAACTTCCATTTATTATTTCTGGAGTTTTTCTTTTCAGTATTAATTGACATTGTATCTATTCTTGTTTGAATTACTTAGAATTAATATTAAAGGCCAACAACAATGTTCTTCTGGATGCTCTATTAATATACTCtttttttacctatcaaaaaaaaaaaaaaaaaaacaatgttctTCTGGATGCTGTTATGTAAACTGGAAATGAAAGTTGGTATTATGTCATgactccctttttttttttttttttaataccttggAATAGATTTTCAAGTATTTGGATTCTCTGGAGGTGGAAGATTTTAAAGATGTGAAGTCAGGATACTCAATTGCATTTGTAAGTTTCTGCTTCTACCTTGGTCAGTTGACCTTGTGCCTTTTTATAAGGGtggcctttctttcttattgctttctttccttttgagATGCTTCTGATGGTTTATACTAACTTTGTTATTGTGTATCAAATTTCAGAATTTCAACCAGAATCCCTATTTTGAAGATACAAAGCTTACGAAAACCTTTACGTTCTTTGATGAGGGAACAACTAAGATAACCGGAACAGCTATCAAGTGGAAGGAGGGCATGGTAATGGTGATAACCCTATATCCTCATGCATATATGACTTTTTTAGATACCATATAACTGGAGTTTAACATGTGAAGGGCGCTTCTAATGGAGTTAATCAtgacaagaaaaacaaaagaccCTTTGCTGAGGAGAGGTGGGTTTTCTCTCTATTTTGTCTTTCCAGTTTAGCTAATCCTTAACCAGTATCTAAAATGCTTTGCGGGGTCTTGGGATCTTTAGAAAAGTGAGGCAAGCCATCTAGACATGAATCTATCTGTTTTAGCAAAAACCAATAGTTGAAGTTGAGaaaattattgattattttctatgaaagGTTGATACATTTGAGACATACTTTTGTATCCATGTAAGTACACAGAAGTTATCCTAAGCAGCTATCTTGCAAATTGGAACATTCAACTGTTTAGAAGTGTGAGCAggttatatttttcatttgtttggttAGGTTTGAAACAGTATATATTAGTCGAGTGTTTGCTATGTCATGCCAGTTCTTTAGTCATTTACATTATGGATACATCTGCATTGAATTATGCAATGTTGTAGTTATTACTGTGACATATTTCAATTTCCATCCAATCTGACAACATTGTCACCATTCTGAAGCA
Above is a genomic segment from Vitis riparia cultivar Riparia Gloire de Montpellier isolate 1030 chromosome 14, EGFV_Vit.rip_1.0, whole genome shotgun sequence containing:
- the LOC117930804 gene encoding NAP1-related protein 1-like isoform X2 codes for the protein MVADKGKKSKVSDRIVEDDADHIDGELVLSIEKLQELQDELEKVNEEASDKVLEVEQKYNEIRRPVYVKRNEIIKSIPDFWLTAFLSHPALCDLLSEEDQKIFKYLDSLEVEDFKDVKSGYSIAFNFNQNPYFEDTKLTKTFTFFDEGTTKITGTAIKWKEGMGASNGVNHDKKNKRPFAEERNMFVNAASLLGSVKLNRKILWKGFRMRWQK
- the LOC117930804 gene encoding NAP1-related protein 2-like isoform X1; amino-acid sequence: MVADKGKKSKVSDRIVEDDADHIDGELVLSIEKLQELQDELEKVNEEASDKVLEVEQKYNEIRRPVYVKRNEIIKSIPDFWLTAFLSHPALCDLLSEEDQKIFKYLDSLEVEDFKDVKSGYSIAFNFNQNPYFEDTKLTKTFTFFDEGTTKITGTAIKWKEGMGASNGVNHDKKNKRPFAEESFFAWFSETQQKDIMEGLQDEVAEIIKEDLWPNPLKYFNNADEEESDGDEDDDEERGDDEDEEPDDEDEAGNE